The following proteins come from a genomic window of Kitasatospora sp. NBC_01246:
- a CDS encoding ATP-binding protein — protein sequence MLQLDDFYKDGDDPTLPLLDDGAVDWDSPLAWHRDEALAAIRGLHESGRAEVPVYSIPANGRVSTQVLDLAGAPAFIAEGIFAAEIAGACAAEGLLGDALCLRNGALTTAWRRLRRDVRESRKSLPVLVRRGWRLMRAERSIVGRQVELGAHPCTGPEADRRIRAAAGRQLSAV from the coding sequence GTGCTCCAGCTCGACGACTTCTACAAGGACGGGGACGACCCCACCCTGCCGCTGCTGGACGACGGCGCGGTCGACTGGGACTCCCCGCTCGCCTGGCACCGTGACGAGGCCCTGGCGGCGATCCGCGGCCTCCACGAGAGCGGCCGCGCCGAAGTCCCGGTGTACTCGATCCCGGCCAACGGCCGCGTCTCCACCCAGGTGCTGGACCTCGCCGGGGCGCCCGCGTTCATCGCCGAGGGCATCTTCGCCGCCGAGATCGCCGGCGCCTGCGCCGCCGAAGGCCTGCTGGGCGACGCCCTGTGCCTGCGCAACGGCGCGCTCACCACCGCCTGGCGGCGGCTGCGCCGGGACGTCCGGGAGAGCCGCAAGTCGCTGCCCGTCCTGGTGCGCCGCGGCTGGCGGCTGATGCGGGCCGAGCGCTCGATCGTCGGCCGGCAGGTCGAACTGGGCGCCCACCCCTGCACCGGCCCGGAGGCGGACCGGCGGATCCGCGCGGCGGCCGGACGGCAGCTCTCCGCGGTCTGA
- a CDS encoding aldehyde dehydrogenase family protein, producing MSDVVSRLDVLKTYKLYVGGKFPRSESGRVYEVTDSKGEWLANAPLGTRKDARDAVLAARAAVKGWAGTTAYNRGQVLYRVAEMLQGRREQFAAEVALSEGVGPKKAAALVDAAIDRWVWYAGWTDKVAQIAGGANPVAGPFFNLSTPEPTGVVGIVAPQAGYGHSLLGLVSVIAPAIATGNTVVVAAAADAPLPALSLGEVLATSDVPGGVVNIISGRTADIAPTLASHQDVNAVDLTGAIAADGPGAAGALEAAAADTLKRVVRPELDPFAQDWTNAPGTDRLLSFLETKTVWHPMGI from the coding sequence ATGTCTGATGTCGTGAGCCGTCTTGATGTCCTCAAGACCTACAAGCTGTACGTCGGCGGGAAGTTCCCGCGCTCCGAGAGCGGGCGGGTGTACGAGGTGACGGACTCGAAGGGCGAGTGGCTGGCCAACGCCCCGCTCGGCACCCGCAAGGACGCCCGGGACGCCGTGCTGGCGGCCCGCGCGGCCGTCAAGGGCTGGGCCGGCACCACCGCGTACAACCGCGGCCAGGTGCTGTACCGCGTCGCCGAGATGCTGCAGGGCCGGCGCGAGCAGTTCGCCGCCGAGGTGGCGCTCTCCGAGGGCGTCGGCCCGAAGAAGGCCGCCGCCCTGGTGGACGCCGCCATCGACCGCTGGGTCTGGTACGCGGGCTGGACCGACAAGGTCGCCCAGATCGCGGGCGGCGCCAACCCGGTCGCCGGGCCGTTCTTCAACCTCTCCACCCCGGAGCCGACCGGTGTGGTCGGGATCGTCGCCCCGCAGGCCGGTTACGGGCACTCGCTGCTCGGCCTGGTCTCGGTGATCGCGCCCGCCATCGCCACCGGCAACACCGTGGTGGTCGCGGCGGCCGCGGACGCCCCGCTGCCGGCCCTGTCGCTGGGCGAGGTGCTGGCCACCTCGGACGTCCCCGGCGGCGTGGTCAACATCATCTCGGGCCGGACCGCCGACATCGCGCCCACCCTGGCCTCGCACCAGGACGTCAACGCGGTGGACCTCACCGGCGCCATCGCCGCCGACGGTCCCGGCGCGGCGGGCGCGCTGGAAGCCGCCGCCGCGGATACCCTGAAGAGGGTGGTCCGTCCGGAGCTGGACCCGTTCGCCCAGGACTGGACCAATGCTCCCGGTACCGACCGGCTACTCTCGTTCCTGGAGACGAAGACGGTCTGGCACCCGATGGGGATCTGA